Below is a window of Lepisosteus oculatus isolate fLepOcu1 chromosome 8, fLepOcu1.hap2, whole genome shotgun sequence DNA.
AGAATCATGGTCCTGGTCTGCTAATGAAATGACATGGTTGTGGGCTCATACCTCTGGACTCAGAGCTCCACATGTACTCGGAGCAAGTGTCTTCACTGGGTGTACCGTTCAGGAGCTTCCTGTGAGTAACCCTCGTTTGGAAATGGGGGCaggttcaattcaatttatttttatatagtgcctttcataacaaggttgtcccaaggcgcttaacaaagcaGGTGACCttacatgttgtgaatacagaatagaaaagaccagaagacaatggaggagaggaaccaaaaactccttagtaaggagaaaaaacctctaggggtccaaggtcaactggctgcccaacccctttggacATGCTAACattatgcaattaaaaaaagtaataaatgaatacaggtattaatccatccatcatgtctacTGTATGACAGTACTTTATGCAGACATCCGTAGATCAGCAAAATCCTCCGAAACAGCtatatccacgatgtccctcttggatccatggcagtgatgcagcatccaactcataCTGTATGGTGCCCAGCCCGGGCGCTatccggacatgtggggaggagaataggatggtttggtcagaacagatgtatctaccggGTGGGCCAACACAGAGGTTGGAATGGTGGTTCTTGTTCTTGTGTCCAGGTGCATCTGTTCTCACACTGAAACCCCTCTGTCTGTGACCGTGTTCCCAGGGCTGGGGTTCAACATCGTTGGTGGCACAGATCAGCAGTACGTCTTTAACGATAGCGGCATCTACGTGGCGAAGATCAAGGAGAACGGGGCCGCGGCGCAGGACGGGCGGCTACAGGAGGGGGACAAAATCCTGGCGGTAAGCATAAGCAATTGTGGAGCTGGAGATTGGGGACTTTGAAttgtggtggtgatggaggtGGAGGGTGAGGATTGTACAAGGgtttgaaatgcttttttttacacgTGCAGACTGTGTGGTTAATCATGAGTTTTCCAAGTTGGAATATTCTGACAAGATGtgaacattttgattttatttgctAAAGATAAACaccattcaaagcaaaaaatccTCATGGAAGGAAATGTGTTAGCACagtttttcactgttttaagtTTCAAAAGCAGCCATGATACAGCAATCGAAGTTGAATCTACAACACTGTTTTTTCTCCCTTAAAGGCGACCTTTCAGTAAATACTAGTAAGGTCTGACgtgatttgtcttttttttcagcctttaCATCTACTAAAACtgaaatttcaataagggtgtgtagacttttgacacctactgtatatttgaaataTAGAAATTACATGTCTGCCTACAGTGAAACTGTAGTTTGTCAAATGTAGGTGAATCAGGCAAGTGgttaagaacagttacaaatgagaggaggtcatttagcccatctagcctgtttggcagGTGGTAGCTCATTGGTCTGAGGAATTCATCAAGCCTTTTCTTGAAACATTGCACTGCAGGAATTAGTTGCCAAGGATTTCAAAATCTGTATCAACAGTGCAGTAAAAGCAAATGCAGGCTTATTATCAGTATCTCTTACTTCCAAAAAAATGgataaatactgtaatacttgaatacatttataaacaaaaaactgttaccatttcagtgagaaatTCAGTATCTTAGCTGAGGATTTTAGGCGTTCTGTATTGAAGTTCCTGTCTGAGCATCAAGACACACCCATGTAGACCAGCTGTGTGGCTTGGCAGGGCGTATGCTGTAGCAGCTACACCTCAGTCTTTTTGTATTGACAGTCCTGTACACCCGTAAGAGGATTAAGCATTTTAAATCCAGAATTGTGACTGGCTGTTAATAATTGTGAGTATGTTTTAGAAATTTTGCcatgtctgtttctgtttttctgacaGTAGTGTAAATTTGCTGTGTATTATTTTAGCCTTTATTTCTTGGAATTCCAGCACAGATGTGGAaaatcatttgaaaacatttttttagaaatctgACCATGCCTCAGTTTCAGTTTGGTAAGTGAGGAACCAGCCAGTTTAAAGGAATTTCCGAATATTTCCCCCCTCTTCAACACATTTCACCAAGGCAGACGCCTCTTAAAAGGTGGAAGCTGAAAAATGATAATGCTCTGTCTCTGATTTCATTTTCCAATCTATTTGTTGTTTTCAGTTGTTTCTGTTGGGAAAACTGTCAAGAGGAACTGGAACTGCATTCTCTTAGTATTCATTGTACCATCGGTGAACCGAACCTTCTTGTCATGTAGTAAGATGTATTCACATGTTGGTTTCATCCATTTCAAATAGTCAGGTACAAATAGAAAAATGAGGGGAGAGGCTGGGATTGTCATAAGGTTCTCCTGTTGCCGTCTTAGATACAGTGCACGTAAGAGGAGACTCCTTTTCAGGTGCCATGTGTGTCACCTGTGCCCCTCCTGTGGGTTCTCCTCTTGTGCTTCACCCTTGAGCTCATCCCACACTGCGTCTGCTAACCAAATGGGGCATCTGTTGTGGCCCAGCTGCTCACCCGTTGCCTCCTGTGGTGCAGATTAATGGGCGCCGGCTGGAGAACCTGTCTCACTCCGAGGCTGTGGAGCTCTTCCGAACGGCGGGGGAGGACGTGCTGCTCCGGGTGCAACAGAGGGTGAGTACCGGTGTGGGGCAGAGGACTGACCAGAGGGAGGAGACGCCATTGCGCTTAGCCCCTGGTGCTCTGGAGCTGATGCTGCCACCCATAGTCATTCGCGGCTTATCTGCGCCTGTGGAAAAGGGGCATCATGATCTAGTGCTGCTAAAGGAAAGTTTCTTCAAGTGCAGACATTTTTATCAAGAGTAgcattttgaaaatcttaatgTAGTTTTCCAATGCTGAAGGCTATGGGTGTGGAGATCTCATTCTCTGAGGAAATATTTAGATCCTCTTGAGAGGTTTGCTAGTCATGTCGCCTGTTCAGGATTTCTTTGTATTGATAAGAGTTAGCTCCTGCTCTGCAACGATaggaacagcagcaacaaagcCTTAGTTAAGTTGTCCATGTAACTGGATGCTCCTTTTAAACGGTATCTTATCCCTGTGACATAGGGTCAGCTTTGCTATTGTGTTTGATGCTTGCAAGCTCCGTTCTCTTTCCTTTTGCAGTCCATAACGGATGCTGAGACTTGCCATCTGGGGGTACTAGTGACACTCAGTTCCTGGTTATGTGACCTGCTCCTGTATTTTTACATAATACGTCACGTCCTGTTCGCATCAGCTTTAGGAATTGCTCCCCTTATGCATGCATTTTTTCCAGTGATGGAGGCCTCTCACGGCAGTCTTCAGCCGTAGGCATAAAAGGCCCTAGCTAATTTAACAAGTTACAGCAACACCGGAGAGCGTGTCTGTGCTGTTGTGCCCAGCTTCAGCCTCTGCTCTGTACACTTATACACTTAATAGCAGACTATTTAGAGGCAAGGTGCTTGTTGAAACATGtcatggaaaatgtttttttttattccaaagaAAGCGGTAAATgcctgttaattttattttcacccaGTTGGAAATATGGAATTGTAGATTTTAAAGCTACAACTCCTGTAAGCGGGGAAAAAATGAGATGTGCACATAAGTTAGAGGTCCACACTGATCTCTCTTCAAACCTGAAGAAAAGTCAGAAAGTCACAGGAGATGCATTTTCCTGGATAGCTGAGAAATCCATTATTAATTCTTCCCACCCGCACCAACAGGGGCTCTGGTTGTGTGTTGCTCCTCAGGGATTCCTGCTCCACCACCACTCTAATCAGATGCCTTTTGTGGTTACACTTCTCGGGAGATCCCTACCCCACTTCTTATAGAGATGATTAGcaagagaataaaaaaatcagcattatGTCAATAActctaataataatgttatgtaTTTATATTGTCATTCCAAAGGttataaaagtgttttaaagatAAGAAGGGACTATGTCATTGTCCATGATGTGCACGTCCCTGTGTAGTGGCGAGACAAATGACTGCTGTTCCGCATCAGCACATCAAGGGCATAGCAAGGCAGGCCAGCAAAATGAAGAATTACCCCAACAGTTGCCCCAACGGGATAATTGGGGCATTTCATAAATCTGACATGAGCTAGGACACCTGGGTGAGCGCCCCTGTGATTTCAAATAGTGACCATGGGATTTTTAGTGGGTGTAGTGGAAATCACCGTTTAGTGTCTTGATTAAGAGATTTCTGCAAAAACGTTTTTGTTAGCTTGAATATCTAAGGTTtccaaaatgtttctgcaagggtTGAATACCTAACAGCTGGCTGTTTCACCTCCACAGCCTCCAGCGCCGGCGAATGGCCCTGTGGTACCCAGACCTGAGGAGCCCCCCATTCCCATGTGGATCGTCCTGACCATCTCGGCAGCAGGAGTCGCAGTGGCTGCCTTCCTCTATTTCCGATCCAATACGAGGAGGCacttttaagttgtttttttttttttaatgtgaaagaaaaactgGGACTGATTTATTCACTTAGgccaaaaaaaaagagagaagccacttttccttattttattgttaagatttattttttattttgtgatcgTTGCAGCTgcttaaaatgtacaattcagcCCTAGAAGAGAGAAGATTTACAGAATCGTGCCAAATCTCAAGGGAGCAGTCACATTGACTGGGGGGCATCAGAATGTGGGGGAAAACGGATGAGAGGCTTGTGAAGTGCTTAACTGGCCTCAGTGTTCCCACACATTTTCCTCTTACTACGGAGGTGTTTGGGAAAGCAGACACTTAGCCACAGAGATCAAACAGATCTGCCAGTGAAGTGAATTTTGTAGGCCCAGAGTGATCTTAATAGGacattgttcagtttaaaaaagTGGCCATTATCACAATATGCGCTCTTataattttgttgtattttacttttcttcTTGGACCTCTTAAATTTCCATTTCTAATGAGTGTTTTTTGTCACGTTTCCAATACAACACAATTTACTGCTCTTGTGTTATTACAAAACATCCAACTTGGCTAGAATGTGGGGTAATAtgcattttattgtaaatataaGATCAAACTGCGTTTCTTCTAAGAAGCATTTTGGCTGTAGAAATAGCTGTCTTTCCATGCACACTTCACCATGCTTGCATATTGCACAGAACAGGGAGTAAGGCTAATGGCACAAGTAGCATTTTGGTTAATATTACAATTTCTTTATACACCACAAAGAGATTTTGGAATGCATCAGGGAATAAAGATACTTATCACACAATTCTTTAATTAGGTAACTCTTTCACAGGTCAGAGACACATTTCTGCATCTGACTAATTCTATACTTTAACTATTTAATTTGACAGATTTGACATTAGTCTTAAAACATGCTACTAGTGGACTAAAACAATGCATTGGTGTTATGAGTATGTTGAGGCCtatacatttctattttataaaaagaaattatTGAAAGACATTACatgaaattaaagaaatgacATGGGCAACAGAATGTTTAATATGTAGATAAAGTCCACCTACTCTGCCCTCAAAAAAGCTAGCCATCCTAACAAAATGTTCATAAAAAGTAAGCTTTTTCTTCATTGTCTACTGCCATCTTCTGGAAGGCTCATAGTAGTACAGTTCCTAATGTTTTACCTGGACTTTCGTGATTGAATGTCTGCTTTTAGCTTTAGAAAGTACAGCGATATTAAGGAGAAGTCTGGGCTCCATATTCTTCCACATGTTTTGAAGGACACATGTTTTGAGGGAACATACAGATAAATCCTAGACACATGGAGcactttgtacatactgtaaatgctctCCTCAGTTTCACAGTTAAATTCACAAATATGCTTGCATTTGAGATTAAATCTCATTGTAATTAGAAATCAACTTGAAGGAACATTAATGTTGTATTCACTtatataaatactttttttctagtATTTTTGACAGTAATATTGCATTTCTTAATTTGCTTCAACATTTGAGTGCTTGTTTTATAGTTATAGAAAAATGTTGTCCACAATTTCCTGTGTTAATACTCTTAGATTTAAGAAACATAATTCGTACAATGTCAAACACCAGTGCTAAATGTAATCGCAGGCATTTGTGTGATGGGATCTCCTTTTTACACTTAACAGTTACGTACAGGGgcagtgcagtggttaacattgctgtctCGCGGTACTGGACCCGAAGTGTTATcgatgtggagtttgtatattctccccatATTTGTGtgagtttcttcccacagcccaaagactcCTTGGAAACCTGTTAAGCAGTAAGGAGAATGAATGGATGGAATATACCTACAGAGCCCTCCCAACTGGCTCAACCGGGCTCTCGCCCAAGTGCAGGTTGACCTTTATGCTCAGGGGTTTGAGCCAGAGCCATGTCACTGGCTGACTACGACCATGATTCCCCAATACAAATGGCTGTATGCAGCAGGGTAAGGTGACATAGTTGACTAGGGCTCTCTAAACTCTCAGCAACACACTGCCAACTGGAGCTTATTGGGCACTTGCAGGCATGTGGTGGTGTTGGTGAGGCCTGCCAGTTCGTGCTGACCTCAAGTTTGGAGCCCTGTGGCCTGTGCACTGTTAACAAATGTCTTGAAGGTGTTCTGTCTACACTTTCTTGTTGCTCTGTGTACGGTTACAAGGCtcatagctacagtacatagacaTGCAAAACACAACTGGTTATTCCACATCAATTGGGTATAACAACAATTAGAATGATATAAAAATGTTATCTGTCAAAGTATgggcattttaaatgacaaggtacaataaatgaaaaatatcaaCGTGCTTTTACATAGTACCAGAAAACTTAGTAGGAGAGTAGTTTGAATTTGCTTTGCTAAACTGAGTTTTACTTCCTGCTGGTGACCTTCAGTCCACTATATTTGATATGCAGTACTATATCACAAACTGTTCAATAGCACAAGTATGGGTTGGAAGCCTCCTGCTCAGGAGAAAGGTTAAAGATACAACTGGCTATGCTTGAAAATTCAATCTGTGTATAAGGCACAGTCACAAGAGGCGTGAGTGGGTCAGTATTTTCTTGATTTCAGCTTTGATAACTTTAGGAGAGAAATCCTCACCCCACACGCTTTGTGTGACTGGATTCATGTCTAAGCTCAAGACTTGCTGTCTTGTTCGATTTATGACCTCTGTGATACTGCCAACTGATAAGTGCAGCCTCAGTCTTTAGTGTTTTATTACATCTGAAGTCTTAATCTGactattgttatttttctttgctaAGTTTTCTCGGATCATAATAGATTGGAGATTTTAAGTTGCTATAGTATCAAGAATTCCAGAGTACTCTAGGTTAAGTGAAAGTTTCTGAAGTTTGACTGCCAAACAGATATGTTTATAGGCTAAAAGCAGCAGAtcatgctgttttgttttgcatccTGATAATGTTTATGGACTATAGTACTGTTAGGATCCCACAACAGGGctttttgtaaattatttcaaCTTTAAAGCATTAGCTTTTTCCCAGACTGTTAAAGTTAATCATTTGTATATCTTCCCTAATTTTGTTTCctgtacttttattttcttctggaGTCATTTATTGAATCACCATCTATTCTTCTCTGTAAATGCTAATGCActgaaaattgctttttttgCAAGTGCCAGTTAACAACTTCCCCTTAAGCCTGACAGATGTCTCACatctcttgggtcctgggtctGATTGTTTGATTAGTGGTTTCACATCTAATGTTTCTGTGCAGCAGGACAGTAGCTTTCTAAGGGAAAtaattaaagtatttatttgCCATGCACAATGTGTACTGTGTTTCAAAGTTGTTTGAAAGCCTTAAATCGAGACTAGTACATAAACAGTAGGAAATATAaggattgtgcatattcaagaAATAGGTTGTGCAAAAAGAAATaggttaaatatattttgttgttcTTTGTTACTTGTGGATGATATATTTGCCCTACAATGGAGTTGATGAAGGGAAATTGTGAACTAAACTGTCAGCCTGACCTTAGCCTGGAAAAAAGGATGTGTTTTCTATATTCTGTATTGATTCAGGGAGAGTGAATGTATGTCAGTCATTGTGAAGGGGTTGATTTATATCAGAGGGAGAGATTAAAGCTTGCAGCATAGGAGAGAAGGGGATTCTAAGTCAGTAGTAAATGTTCTGGACTGTATCACAGTGTGTGCCttaagcagagagtggaagTGATGCATCTAGAGATGCAAGATTGTACAGTATCAAGAAATTTTGGAAAAAGCCTGAACGGTATCACAATATGCAATATTTGATTCCATATTTGTACCTTTACTGTATGACTGTTTCCTTGTATATCAAATCAAGATTGCCTGTAAACACTTGCCTTAATGAGATTGTATCAGGTCAATAAAACAATCAAGAATCATTAATGACTTTTTGTTCTACGCAGGGTAGCTTTGCTGGGCAGTCAATTGTGGTCATTTCAAACTTGGCAATAGTACTGCCGCCCAGAGGAATGTAAGAAAAATGCACTGAGAGAAAAACACCAGCCAGTGCAGCTTGGCAGTTATTGATCCAAGAAGCTTGCAAAGCCTTTCCTTGAAAGACAGTGATGAatcagcatttacagtatagctTGGTAATTGCTTCTCTGTCACCACATTGAACTCAAGaagggttacaaacaagaggaggccattcagtccATTTAGACTCCCACTACCCTTGGTTTAAAAAGCACCACCTCTTTTCAGTGCAATTTACTTTAGTAACCATGTGTGTCCTTATGTATCACTGTTGGTCTTGAAGAACATTGTTTTTGTTCAAGTTCATTGCGCTTCCTTTGTtagtgtctttgaggattttgaatacctgaATCATTTCCCCTTTGTTCAGGGCCAGAGAGTTTCACTTCCTTTGAACTATCTAAGACATTCCTTTAATGCATGGCTAGTCGGTCTTGATACCTGAATTACAGGACTTTGCACTTTCCAGTACGTTAAGCACTGAATTGATCCTGTGATCCTTAAGTGCTTAATTAATTGAGGTACTGTAGATCACTGTGACAAGGATCAGCTGGAAGAAAGACTCACAATGTGCTGAGTCCAGGTTCCAAAGTTGACTACTGCTGCTTTCAGACTAAAACTATTGTTGTAGCACTTGTTTTGagagattccagagcagcagtgtCCCTTTTGAGATCTGGTAACAAATCATTTTACATTGCAGTCTGAGATATTACTTGGATATTAGCAATGCATTCTACATTTAttctttaacataacatcccttgacTTGAATTCTACAATTTGTGAAGAGCCTTTAATGCACTGTTCAGAATCTGCTTCCTCGTTTTTTAAGGATTGTTTAAGTTTGATTTTGACAGACCTCTTCAAAACCAAAAACACACTAGCAAATGCCTAGCAAAACATTAGAGAATGATGTGTTCAGTAGAAGAGACCTATCCTGCCtaaaacagtgggaaagacaTAACATGTGGTATGTACCATGGTTCCCAATGACTTGAGATCAGTATCAGACCAAGCCTTTTCCTAAGTGGAAAATACATTTGAGTTTGTGAGATGCACAACACCTCGTAAACATGCCTCTGGTCCATTCCTGAAAGCAATAGCAGACCTGTCTAATGTGTCGTCTACTGCTCTCCAGGCATCGTTGATCCCTTTACATCTGTGGAATCAATGGAGCTCTAAACTCTTTAAAGTGAATCGAACTGTTGTTAGGTGGGTTTCTTAAATTTCTCAATTAGGTGGTAGGTAATGGCATGGCAAATTATTGTTCTAATAATGCTGCGGCTTTTCCAGAGTCAGTCGGAACTGGAGAGTAACGCACGTCTGTAAAAATGACTGCTCACCAGAATGCAGCATGACCTCATGCCATGATCAGTTTGCCCAAAAGAAACTGATTGATCTACATTGATGTTCTTAGAAGGAGCATAATGTTTTTGCATGTCAGAAATTTGATCAATTATCTATTCAGGCTTTCctatcttttcttttctgtctttcCTATTATGTACAGATGTGCTTGCTATACAAGTCTGAGTACATGCTTTATCATTACGAAATGTATATATGCAGTATAAAAACTAGGCAGGTTCAGAATTGGGATCTGTTTTGCCCATTTGAGGATAAAAGCACTGTTTCTAtttgggttttatttttaacaaaagcaATATAAACAATGTAAAATTTATCAAAGGAAGCATGAAGAAAAAGTAATGCTTcccttgaaaaaaaattttttattattttttttgtgcaaGATACTAGCAGGGTCTTTAAAAATCAACTAACAGACATACCAATCTTATGAATTacttctactgtatgtgcatggcCATCCTGCTGAGAAAACAGTatcatttgttttgtatattcAGCATTGTGTTGCTGCAGTAGACCAGGTGCATGTTAAACAAGCACTTTACACTTGTCTCTTCACTAATTCATGAGACAGTTTTCTTCTCCTCCTGCAAAGACTGTTGAATCAACTTTCTCATCTCAGACCTTTTCAGTGTTCACATTCATCTTCAAATTCCATTGCTGTGATTCACTAGAAGAGTGGGTGAATGCTCTTACAAGGTGTACTGTTCATTCAAACTGCAGCTGAAAAACCTAACCTGCATGCCAGGTTTTTGAGATGGATACATCTCTAGTTCAGGGTGATCAGACCTCTGGAAACCTCCTCCTAATTGCTTGACACCAGGGCCAAACTGTGGTTTCTAGAGCACCATTCTTACTTGCCAAATGTTCACTATGTTTAAAATAGTGACATCAACCTTTTAGCTGCTCTGTGTGTGGGAACAGAAATGCAATTTCCCACTGTATCCTCTTCATCATCTATTATGATTTTAAACCCCGCGAAGACTGCAGTCATTTCTTTGTGTGTTCCTAGGTGTTGGCTGGGATTGAGAAGCTATTCTTCTGAAACTggtactgaaatgtttttttgccaaTGAATGATAGTGACTGTATGCTCACAATGTAAGCTGATTGCCAACGAGTGCAGTGCTTCTCTGCCTTGTCTCACAGTCTGGTTAACTGCTaacctgcattttaaaattcagtctCAGCATGATGAGTATTATCGTGGATCTTGCCATATGACATTTAGTACTGTATTGAGCTATCTGCATTtatctacattttaaaaattatgtaataaaatgtaGTTTGTTGcatcttcttttttcattatttgtttttttaaaactcaagCTCTCAACACAGTATCTCTGGGGCTGTAGTACTTCATTGGTCTCATGAGGGACAGTCACTCCTTATTGTGATTAATTATTTCTGAGAGCAGCCTCTTTACTTGAGCTATTGGGCATAGTCAAAgtgtctgacatactgtatgcaaacaatTTAAGTATCAGGCACTGTCTAGAAAACTTTTCAGCTAGAGTATGTTTTAGGGTAGACTGAACCCTACTAAACCCCTATTTTACCActatgcataatttaatttttgctaAATATATTTGATGTGGATTAACTAAGACCCCAGTCACATTCCAGATTGTACGTTTCAGTGTTTATAATGTAATCTGTACCTCAAAGGCTTGGACAGTAACAGTaggcatactgtaggtgtaggtGTTGATGACTACCTGTATCCTCAGATGAAAAGCTGCAGTACCAGTAAACTTTGCATGGATTAATTTATCACTATTCCTTGCGACGAGTCTACCTGTCTGGAGAGCTGGTTGCCAAAGGGAAAACAGAATCAGAACTCATTGGCTCAAGAACACAAAGTTATACCTACATAATGGATCTGTCCGGCAAACGGCTTGAGCAAGATGCGTCAGTATGTACAGTCCTTTTACTGGGACTTCAGCCTTCTGCTATGTTTCCAGAGACTACAACAACCAGCTTGAAAAATGTACGAGGATGGAAATCACTTAAGCGGAGACTAGATCAAATTAAATTTGAGTTTCTTTGTAAAATTAGAGGAGATTGTATTTCTGCATGAAAGCCTCGTGAATGTAAATAACATTCCCTGTGGGCTTTCAGATCTCACAGATTATTTTAGGGCCTGCTGTAAAGTCTTGTACAAACACGGACACATAAAAGAACTGTTTCAATTTGGATTTTACTCTTCCCTATTAGGTAAAAGGTcctgtgtgtttttattaataaaaagcaATAGAAATGGTGTGCAATCTTTGAAGGGAGgcatgaacaattattttttgtctGATGTTCCAAGTTGCTGAACTAATGAACGGTGGAATGACAGAATAATTTCAGGTGAACATAATGAATTTCCATTATTGTCAAGCAATGGCTGTAAAGCTTTACTCTGCCTACAGTTTAATTGATTAATCTCTTACCTGAAACTTGTCTATATCACTACCTTGATGTGTccatttttgtgtgttttgcacCATGAATGTTGGCATCTTTGAGTTTCTAtgataaaaatagcattgtggAAGATAGTAACCTTTCTAGGGAAGctagagaaaataaataattattttggggTGTGCTGTAATTGATGGAGAAAGTAATTTAATTGTCTTCACCACTGTTTTTGGATGCTTGACATTCATAATAATCAATATTACTGTTCTCCTTCAATGTATGAAACTAGCATAGGATATTTGTGTGAATCTGTCTTTAGGTTGCTTTGCATCTTTATTcctgcttttgaaaaacatttgtgtTCCAGGAATAATTACCAAGTCCCAAAACAAGTATCTGTTTATCTGTTGGCAATACTAATAACTTTTTCAACTGTGGTTTGACCATCTTCTTTCACAACACTAAattcagtctgaaaaaaacacctG
It encodes the following:
- the synj2bp gene encoding synaptojanin-2-binding protein isoform X1, with translation MNGAMHNAPTVVDISLKRGPSGLGFNIVGGTDQQYVFNDSGIYVAKIKENGAAAQDGRLQEGDKILAINGRRLENLSHSEAVELFRTAGEDVLLRVQQRPPAPANGPVVPRPEEPPIPMWIVLTISAAGVAVAAFLYFRSNTRRHF
- the synj2bp gene encoding synaptojanin-2-binding protein isoform X2 produces the protein MCWGRLGFNIVGGTDQQYVFNDSGIYVAKIKENGAAAQDGRLQEGDKILAINGRRLENLSHSEAVELFRTAGEDVLLRVQQRPPAPANGPVVPRPEEPPIPMWIVLTISAAGVAVAAFLYFRSNTRRHF